A stretch of Telopea speciosissima isolate NSW1024214 ecotype Mountain lineage chromosome 11, Tspe_v1, whole genome shotgun sequence DNA encodes these proteins:
- the LOC122645034 gene encoding ubiquitin-conjugating enzyme E2 14-like, translating to MESPENKKGETTTTPQASLLLQQQLKDLWKKPVEGFSVGLVNEKNIYEWSVNIIGPLDTFYEWGSFDAIMSFPKDYPFHPPSVKFVSEMWHPNVYPDGRVCISILHPPGEDPNGYELASERWSPVLTVESILLSIISMLSSPNDESPANIEAAKQWRESNQRDFKKNVRRIVEASLG from the coding sequence ATGGAATCACCAGAAAACAAGAAAGGAGAGACGACGACGACTCCTCAAGCAAGCCTTCTCCTTCAACAACAACTTAAAGATCTCTGGAAGAAACCAGTGGAAGGGTTCTCTGTGGGTCTAGTGAATGAAAAGAATATATACGAATGGAGTGTTAATATAATAGGACCTCTTGATACTTTTTACGAGTGGGGTTCCTTTGATGCCATCATGAGTTTTCCAAAGGATTACCCATTCCATCCTCCATCGGTGAAATTTGTTTCAGAGATGTGGCATCCAAACGTTTATCCAGATGGAAGGGTTTGCATATCAATCCTTCATCCACCTGGTGAAGACCCAAATGGATATGAACTTGCGAGTGAGAGATGGTCACCGGTTCTTACTGTGGAAAGCATATTACTGAGTATTATTTCCATGTTATCGAGTCCTAACGATGAATCTCCTGCCAATATCGAAGCTGCTAAACAATGGAGAGAGAGTAACCAACGTGATTTCAAGAAGAATGTTCGCCGGATCGTTGAAGCATCGCTTGGATAA